In Nocardioides faecalis, the following proteins share a genomic window:
- a CDS encoding TetR/AcrR family transcriptional regulator — protein MGPAAAEHPVRRRLDPDVRREQLLVAAERLFAERPYSAVSATEIARAAGVARGLLNHYFGDKRGLYLEVVRRAALLPEIADTPLPSGPLDTRVDVAVHWFLESITPQRASYLTVRAAEGVGEDAEVRAILDEAHDLAARRVLEMVGGGVDDPAQRAAVRAYGELARGALREFSREGALSREQAHLLLREALLAIVQQVLPRL, from the coding sequence ATGGGACCTGCGGCCGCCGAGCACCCCGTACGTCGACGTCTCGACCCCGACGTACGCCGTGAGCAGCTGCTGGTGGCCGCGGAGAGGCTCTTCGCCGAGCGGCCCTACTCGGCGGTGTCCGCCACCGAGATCGCCCGCGCCGCGGGCGTCGCTCGCGGGCTGCTCAACCACTACTTCGGCGACAAGCGCGGCCTCTACCTGGAGGTGGTGCGCCGGGCCGCGCTGCTGCCCGAGATCGCCGACACCCCGCTGCCGAGCGGCCCGCTGGACACCCGGGTCGACGTGGCGGTGCACTGGTTCCTGGAGTCGATCACCCCGCAGCGCGCCAGCTACCTGACCGTGCGTGCCGCGGAGGGTGTCGGCGAGGACGCGGAGGTCCGCGCCATCCTCGACGAGGCGCACGACCTGGCGGCGCGGCGTGTGCTGGAGATGGTCGGCGGTGGCGTCGACGACCCTGCGCAGCGGGCGGCGGTGCGGGCCTACGGCGAGCTCGCCCGCGGTGCGCTGCGGGAGTTCTCGCGCGAGGGCGCGCTCAGCAGGGAGCAGGCTCACCTGCTGCTGCGCGAGGCGCTGCTGGCGATCGTGCAGCAGGTCCTGCCCCGCCTCTGA
- a CDS encoding acyl-CoA dehydrogenase family protein, whose product MDFDLPDSALAVAEGVGAVAAKYDHAYWSRCEEEHRFPQEVFDDLGSGGWFGLCIPEEYGGGGQGLLELAVANMTLCASGGVAGTFFYVTTPGFGAMTLTRHGTEEQKQRILPGLAEGRLQFCLALTEPDAGSNAIEIKTAARPDPERPGDFLVKGQKVWISNVENADWMVAVTRTIAADETKERGLPRTAGFTLFLIDVKEALAAGTLSYTPIPKMGSNILHSSQVFLDDVRVPAGNVLGEVDAGFAVLWDVLNPERVLAAAGGVGTADAALRIAADYAKERVVFGRPIGANQALQFPLAQLKAKAELGRLMTYKAAWLFDQGRPCGNEANVAKLTGAQVGWEAANQAFQTFGGMAYSKEYPIERIFRDARIAKNIPVAEELVLAHIGTQMLGLPKSY is encoded by the coding sequence ATGGACTTCGACCTTCCCGACTCCGCCCTCGCCGTCGCCGAGGGTGTCGGCGCCGTCGCCGCCAAGTACGACCATGCCTACTGGTCGCGCTGCGAGGAGGAGCACCGCTTCCCGCAGGAGGTCTTCGACGACCTCGGCAGCGGCGGCTGGTTCGGCCTGTGCATCCCCGAGGAGTACGGCGGCGGCGGTCAGGGCCTGCTCGAGCTGGCCGTGGCGAACATGACCCTGTGCGCCTCCGGCGGTGTGGCGGGCACCTTCTTCTACGTCACCACCCCCGGGTTCGGTGCGATGACGCTGACCCGGCACGGCACCGAGGAGCAGAAGCAGCGGATCCTGCCCGGCCTGGCCGAGGGCCGGCTGCAGTTCTGTCTCGCGCTGACCGAGCCCGACGCCGGCAGCAACGCCATCGAGATCAAGACCGCGGCGCGCCCGGACCCGGAGCGACCGGGCGACTTCTTGGTCAAGGGCCAGAAGGTCTGGATCTCCAACGTGGAGAACGCGGACTGGATGGTCGCGGTCACCCGCACCATCGCCGCGGACGAGACCAAGGAGCGCGGCCTTCCCCGGACGGCGGGGTTCACCCTGTTCCTGATCGACGTGAAGGAGGCGCTCGCCGCGGGCACCCTCTCCTACACGCCGATCCCGAAGATGGGCAGCAACATCCTGCACTCCAGCCAGGTGTTCCTCGACGACGTCAGGGTGCCCGCCGGCAACGTCCTCGGCGAGGTCGACGCCGGCTTCGCGGTGCTGTGGGACGTGTTGAACCCGGAGCGCGTCCTGGCCGCCGCCGGCGGTGTCGGCACCGCCGACGCCGCGCTGCGCATCGCCGCGGACTACGCCAAGGAACGGGTGGTCTTCGGCCGTCCGATCGGCGCCAACCAGGCGCTGCAGTTCCCGCTGGCCCAGCTCAAGGCGAAGGCCGAGCTGGGAAGGCTGATGACCTACAAGGCCGCGTGGCTCTTCGACCAGGGCCGGCCGTGCGGCAACGAGGCCAACGTCGCGAAGCTCACCGGCGCGCAGGTCGGCTGGGAGGCGGCGAACCAGGCCTTCCAGACCTTCGGCGGCATGGCGTACTCCAAGGAGTACCCGATCGAACGCATCTTCCGCGACGCCCGTATCGCCAAGAACATCCCGGTCGCCGAGGAGCTGGTGCTCGCCCACATCGGCACCCAGATGCTCGGGCTGCCGAAGAGCTACTGA
- a CDS encoding diguanylate cyclase domain-containing protein, which translates to MGRPGKALWSALAYAAVYVVCVLSGRATKVDDATQISLIWPAAAVSVLWGLHAQRLGGRAGAAHWAALTLVTALTSWAVDGVSAIWFTPVGLTFTGVSVWLLTRRGGESREACLREPVDLARLVLAVGVASVVSSALAAMYFAWAGDDRLHMSALHYAVRNAVTALAVVAVGLRLRETSWPPRLPSPARLAEAVASAVLVTAVFAAVLWFNNGLPLAFLAPLPAMWVALRYSTTSGSVFVLVAGVAIVTAGLDDQGVFEGFPPRTRALLAQAMVGSLTVIVLTLALMRDSRTVLITRLRHLAQHDPLTGLANRALLTERLQTALDRCRREGTAVGVVFIDLNGFKKVNDGWGHGEGDLLLVEIARRLRRVAGPRDTVARIGGDEFVLVHLDAPDEEALRVFADRVRDAVAAPYGDAADAPFDRITASVGLAISDGECTVRSLLHNADRAMYEVKHGDRGMTPAHWLSDL; encoded by the coding sequence GTGGGACGCCCGGGGAAGGCTCTGTGGAGCGCGCTCGCCTACGCGGCGGTGTATGTGGTGTGCGTGCTCTCCGGCCGTGCCACGAAGGTCGACGACGCGACCCAGATCTCGCTGATCTGGCCCGCCGCGGCGGTCTCGGTCCTGTGGGGTCTGCACGCGCAGCGCCTCGGCGGGCGCGCCGGTGCGGCGCACTGGGCCGCGCTGACCCTGGTCACCGCCCTGACCTCCTGGGCGGTCGACGGCGTGTCGGCGATCTGGTTCACGCCGGTCGGCCTGACCTTCACGGGCGTGTCGGTGTGGCTGCTCACCCGCCGAGGGGGTGAGTCACGGGAGGCGTGCCTGCGTGAGCCGGTCGACCTCGCCCGGCTCGTGCTCGCGGTGGGTGTCGCCAGCGTGGTCTCCTCCGCACTGGCCGCCATGTACTTCGCCTGGGCCGGTGACGACCGGTTGCACATGAGCGCGCTGCACTACGCGGTGCGCAACGCGGTCACCGCGCTGGCGGTGGTCGCGGTCGGGCTGCGGCTGCGGGAGACGAGCTGGCCGCCACGGCTGCCCTCCCCTGCTCGACTGGCGGAGGCCGTGGCCAGCGCGGTGCTCGTCACGGCCGTGTTCGCTGCGGTGCTGTGGTTCAACAACGGCCTGCCGCTGGCCTTCCTGGCCCCGCTGCCCGCGATGTGGGTCGCCCTGCGGTACTCCACGACCAGCGGGTCGGTCTTCGTGCTGGTGGCCGGCGTGGCGATCGTGACGGCCGGGCTCGACGACCAGGGCGTCTTCGAGGGGTTCCCGCCGCGCACGCGGGCGCTCCTGGCGCAGGCGATGGTCGGCAGCCTGACCGTGATCGTGCTGACCCTGGCGCTGATGCGCGACTCCCGGACCGTGCTGATCACCCGGTTGCGCCACCTGGCCCAGCACGACCCGTTGACCGGGCTGGCCAACCGGGCCCTGCTCACCGAGCGCCTGCAGACCGCACTGGACCGGTGCCGACGCGAGGGCACCGCGGTCGGGGTGGTGTTCATCGACCTCAACGGCTTCAAGAAGGTCAACGACGGCTGGGGTCACGGGGAGGGGGACCTGTTGCTCGTCGAGATCGCCCGACGGCTGCGTCGGGTCGCGGGCCCGCGGGACACGGTCGCCCGCATCGGGGGCGACGAGTTCGTCCTGGTCCACCTCGACGCGCCCGACGAGGAGGCGCTGCGCGTGTTCGCCGATCGGGTGCGCGACGCGGTCGCCGCGCCGTACGGCGACGCGGCCGACGCGCCGTTCGACCGGATCACCGCGAGCGTCGGTCTTGCCATCTCCGACGGCGAGTGCACCGTCCGCTCGTTGCTGCACAACGCGGACCGGGCGATGTACGAGGTCAAGCACGGCGATCGCGGAATGACCCCCGCGCACTGGCTCAGCGATCTCTGA
- a CDS encoding oxygenase MpaB family protein: protein MTSQVEPSSTAVLPASPPPTSPSVRGRRDVPVPAGFDIRPHLSGLGANLAGPANVIMQLAWPGVGHGVMNSRVHDGSAMKRPFKRARTTFTYLAVAMLGTEAEHTAFRKAVNGQHAQVYSREGEPVEYRAMDPRLQTWVAACLYYGTVDIIEKMHGPLPEAEADALYAHCARFGTTLQMPAEAWPADRDAFARYWEQSLAEVAIDPDVAAFLITLTTLQNFPRPLRLAAPFVVFVTTGFLPPLFREALDLPWSARQQARFERLLRALGAVERRCPRALRIFPFNLWLTDLRIRRRLGRPLL from the coding sequence GTGACCAGTCAGGTGGAGCCGAGCAGCACCGCGGTCCTCCCGGCATCGCCGCCGCCGACCTCGCCGTCGGTGCGTGGGCGGCGCGACGTGCCGGTGCCCGCCGGCTTCGACATCCGTCCTCACCTCTCCGGCCTCGGCGCCAACCTCGCCGGCCCGGCGAACGTCATCATGCAGCTGGCGTGGCCCGGGGTCGGTCACGGAGTGATGAACAGCCGGGTGCACGACGGCTCCGCGATGAAGCGGCCGTTCAAGCGCGCCCGGACCACGTTCACCTACCTCGCGGTGGCGATGCTGGGGACCGAGGCCGAACACACCGCGTTCCGCAAGGCGGTCAACGGCCAGCACGCGCAGGTCTACTCCCGCGAGGGCGAGCCGGTGGAGTACCGCGCGATGGACCCGCGGCTGCAGACCTGGGTGGCTGCCTGCCTGTACTACGGCACCGTCGACATCATCGAGAAGATGCACGGGCCGCTCCCCGAGGCCGAGGCCGACGCCCTCTACGCGCACTGTGCCCGCTTCGGCACGACGCTGCAGATGCCTGCCGAGGCATGGCCCGCCGACCGGGACGCCTTCGCCCGCTACTGGGAGCAGTCGCTGGCCGAGGTCGCCATCGACCCCGACGTCGCCGCCTTCCTGATCACGCTGACCACGCTGCAGAACTTCCCGCGCCCTCTCCGCCTCGCGGCCCCCTTCGTGGTGTTCGTGACCACCGGGTTCCTGCCCCCGCTGTTCCGCGAGGCCCTCGACCTGCCGTGGAGCGCGCGCCAGCAGGCCCGCTTCGAGCGGTTGCTGCGGGCCCTCGGCGCCGTCGAGCGGCGCTGCCCGCGCGCCCTGCGCATCTTCCCGTTCAACCTGTGGCTGACCGACCTGCGGATCCGCCGCCGGCTCGGCCGGCCGCTGCTCTGA
- a CDS encoding putative bifunctional diguanylate cyclase/phosphodiesterase encodes MDTRVQGTAPHDVGVRGYDQVRMVVDAVPGAILVTDASGRIVLANPEAERSFGYTHDELLSLTVENLLPERFRLGHADLRAAFALAPSRRQMGTGRELYARRKDGSELPVEIGLNPIVIDGEQHVIASVIDITERLRAQRLAEDARGDGIRRSVLDTIPVSTLVTDERGRILNANPAAQVLLGYERDELVGMSLNDIDGVGRDIYDDGSLLASGAEVEDYEWVYRHRSGELVPVQQAIVRLDPAATGGEAFLVVSYDITHRIETREHVEHLASHDALTNLPNRSLLLRHLETLLTDLPDDGRELVLILFDLDHFKRINDSLGHHVGDELLVAVADRLRAWTRRDDFVARLGGDEFVMVFRSVRLGEELDARLRELMADLLAPVVVDGYELAVTGSVGGARCPRDGVDAGELLKHADIAMYRAKASGRNELQWFEPHMMEENRDRLALSAALRQALDRPDLGELSVAYQPQLDLRTGEMVGVEALARWRSTTMGQVPPDTFVAVAEDGGMISRLGGWVLRTACADLALMQDRLDRKLRLAVNVSPRQMRGTAWLEEIAEALEHSGIAPEQLEVEITEGMLIEDHVDTVAMLTALRRLGVTIVVDDFGRGYSSLAYLTRFPIDKIKIDRSFVQAITAVEESAAIVDAIIVMAHALGMSVVAEGVETEVQERYLRKRGCDEVQGYRYSPGVPLRAVVEVAKRLDQA; translated from the coding sequence ATGGACACCCGAGTGCAGGGGACGGCTCCTCACGACGTCGGTGTGCGCGGCTACGACCAGGTGCGCATGGTCGTCGACGCCGTGCCCGGAGCGATCCTGGTCACGGACGCCTCGGGCCGGATCGTGCTGGCCAACCCCGAGGCCGAGCGCTCCTTCGGCTACACGCACGACGAGCTCCTCTCACTGACGGTGGAGAACCTGCTCCCCGAGCGGTTCCGCCTCGGTCACGCCGACCTGCGGGCCGCCTTCGCCCTGGCGCCGTCGCGCCGGCAGATGGGAACCGGCCGTGAGCTCTACGCCCGCCGCAAGGACGGCAGCGAGCTGCCGGTGGAGATCGGGCTGAACCCGATCGTCATCGACGGCGAGCAGCACGTGATCGCCTCGGTCATCGACATCACCGAGCGGCTGCGGGCCCAACGCCTGGCCGAGGATGCGCGCGGTGACGGCATCCGCCGCTCGGTCCTCGACACCATCCCGGTCAGCACGCTGGTCACCGACGAGCGCGGCCGGATCCTCAACGCCAACCCGGCCGCGCAGGTCCTGCTCGGCTACGAGCGCGACGAGCTGGTGGGGATGTCGCTCAACGACATCGACGGCGTCGGCCGCGACATCTACGACGACGGGTCGCTGCTGGCCAGCGGCGCCGAGGTCGAGGACTACGAGTGGGTCTACCGGCACCGCTCCGGCGAGCTCGTCCCGGTGCAGCAGGCGATCGTCCGGTTGGATCCCGCCGCGACCGGCGGCGAGGCGTTCCTCGTGGTCTCCTACGACATCACCCACCGGATCGAGACCCGCGAGCACGTCGAGCACCTCGCCTCCCACGACGCGCTCACGAACCTGCCCAACCGTTCGCTGCTGCTGCGCCACCTCGAGACGCTCCTGACGGACCTGCCGGACGACGGCAGGGAGCTGGTGCTCATCCTCTTCGACCTCGACCACTTCAAGCGGATCAACGACTCGCTCGGGCATCACGTCGGCGACGAGCTGCTCGTCGCGGTGGCCGACCGGTTGCGTGCGTGGACCCGCCGCGACGACTTCGTCGCCCGCCTCGGCGGCGACGAGTTCGTCATGGTCTTCCGGAGCGTGCGGCTCGGCGAGGAGCTCGACGCGCGGCTGCGCGAGCTCATGGCCGACCTGCTCGCGCCCGTGGTGGTCGACGGCTACGAGCTCGCCGTGACCGGCAGCGTCGGTGGCGCACGGTGCCCCCGCGACGGCGTGGACGCCGGTGAGCTGCTCAAGCACGCCGACATCGCGATGTACCGCGCCAAGGCCTCGGGCCGCAACGAGCTGCAGTGGTTCGAGCCGCACATGATGGAGGAGAACCGCGACCGGCTGGCCCTCTCCGCCGCGTTGCGCCAGGCGCTGGACCGCCCCGACCTCGGCGAGCTCTCGGTGGCCTACCAGCCGCAGCTGGACCTGCGCACCGGAGAGATGGTCGGCGTCGAGGCGTTGGCGCGCTGGCGCAGCACCACGATGGGCCAGGTCCCGCCCGACACCTTCGTCGCCGTCGCAGAGGACGGCGGCATGATCTCCCGCCTCGGCGGCTGGGTGCTGCGCACGGCGTGCGCGGACCTGGCCCTCATGCAGGACCGGCTGGACCGCAAGCTGCGCCTGGCGGTCAACGTCTCACCTCGCCAGATGCGGGGGACGGCCTGGCTGGAGGAGATTGCGGAGGCGCTGGAGCACAGCGGCATCGCTCCCGAGCAGCTCGAGGTGGAGATCACGGAGGGCATGCTCATCGAGGACCACGTCGACACGGTGGCGATGCTGACCGCGCTGCGGCGCCTCGGCGTCACGATCGTGGTCGACGACTTCGGCCGCGGCTACAGCAGCCTCGCCTACCTGACCCGGTTCCCGATCGACAAGATCAAGATCGACCGGTCCTTCGTCCAGGCGATCACCGCCGTCGAGGAGTCAGCCGCGATCGTCGACGCGATCATCGTGATGGCCCACGCCCTGGGGATGAGCGTCGTCGCGGAGGGTGTGGAGACCGAGGTCCAGGAGCGCTACCTGCGCAAGCGGGGGTGCGACGAGGTGCAGGGCTACCGCTACAGCCCCGGCGTCCCGCTGCGCGCGGTCGTCGAGGTGGCCAAGCGGCTCGACCAGGCCTGA